The sequence TTCAAGGCACCCGCCACTCCGCTCGAGCACGCGGTCGCGGAGGTGTTCGCCGACGTACTCGGGGTAGAACGCGTCGGAGTCGACGACGACTTCTTCGCACTGGGTGGGAACTCCCTGGTCGCGACCAGGGTGGCGTCCGCGCTGCGGGACCGGCTCGGCACGGACGTCGCACTGCAGTGGATCTTCCGCAACCCCACTCCCGAAGGGCTGGCGCGCCGCATCGTCGACCCGTCCACACCCGGCGCCGCGGTGACCGACGACGTGTTGAGTGTCGTGGTCCCGCTCCGGTCCAGGGGAACACGTCCCGCGGTGTTCTGCGTGCACCCCGCGGGCGGACTCGCCCTCGGATACGCCGGACTGATCCAGCACCTCGCGCCGGACAGGCCGGTGTACGGGCTGCAGCTGCCCATCGTGAGTGGAGGCGCGACGTTCGAGTCGATGGAAGAACTGGCACACCGCTACGTCGTCGAGATGCGGGCGGTGCAGCCCCGAGGCCCGTACCACCTGCTGGGATGGTCACTCGGTGGCGTGATCGCACACGCGATCGCCGTCGAATTGCGGGAGTCCGGGGCGGACGTCGGCACGCTGGCGATGATGGACAGCTACCTCGCAGAGGAGGGCGACTTCGGTGACCTCGAGGTCGACGCCGAGCAATGGCTGCACGGACTGGGCGTCGACTTCGAGGGCAGCGGTGACGACGACAAGTCGTACCGAGAGCAGTTGGTCGAGATGCTCGGCCGATCGTTCGGCCGCGACCCGGCGTTCGCGTCGACCCTCCTGGGCCGCATCAGCGCGGGCCTCGAGAACTCGAAGCGGATCTCGGCCGAACATCGGCCCCGCGTGTTCGACGGCGACTTGCTGTTCTTCACCGCCGCGCAGAGCACCGACGACGAGGGTGAACGACCCTCGCCGAGCGTGTGGCAGCCCGTAGTGACCGGCGTGATCACCGCGAACGAGGTGGAGTGCGATCACGTGCGGATGACCACACCGGAGGCTTTCGCGGTGATCGGGCCGATCCTGGAACGCGAACTGGGGCGTACGCGGTGATGGTCGCCGCTCATGCCCCGATAGCGCTGCCGATGACGGGCCAGGAGTCGCGTAGCTCGGTTTCGAACAGGCCCCAGGAGTGGGTGCCCTGCGGTAGGTAGGCGAACGTGGCCGGGATTCCGAGCTGTCGAAGCCGTGATTCGAAGGCCCCGGCGCACACATGGGTGACCATCTCGACGACACTGCCGCCGATCGTCTGCGGCACAGCCAGTAGTGGGTCGTGGTTGTCGACGGGCCCCGGCATCCCGTTGCCGGTCGACACGAACAACGTTGTGCCGCGCAGGCGCTCGGCGCTCAGCATCGGATCGTGCCGCGCCCACGCGGGATCCCCGGGCGAACCCCACATGTTGGCGGCGTTACCGCCGCCCCGCAGTTCGACCATCGACCGCACCATCGCCTGCCCGAGCACGCCACTGGTCTGTGCGCACCCGCTGTACGAGCCCACCGCACGGTAGAACCCCGGTACCTGCGCCGCCAGGTCGAGCACCGCGCTGCCCGCCATCGAGACTCCGCCGATGGCTTTCGAGCCTGTTGTCGAAAACCGGCTGTCGATTGCGGCGGGAAGCTCTTGGGTGAGGTACGTCTGCCACTTGTTACGCCCGAGCACCGGATCGTCCGCGGCCCAGTCGGTGTACATGCTGTACTGGCCGCCGATCGGCATCACGACGTTCACATGCTTGTCGGCGAAGAAGTCCCGGACCCGCGTGTTGTTGAACCACGAGATGCCGTCCGACCCGCCGCCGATCCCGGTGAGCAGGTAGAAGGTGGGCGCGGGCGCACCGGAAGCGGGGGAGATGACGTCGTTGGAAACCCAGCGGCCCATCGCCTCCGAGTAGACGTCGACCCGGGTGATCCGCGGCTCCGCCGAGGCGGGCGGCGGTCCGAGCGCCAGCCACGCCGACAACAGCAGGACCGTCACCAACAGTCCACGCAGAGGGGCCGAGCGTCGCAGATCGTCGAACGGTCGCATATTGCCCCCTGCCTGGCCTGCTCGTCCAATCTAAGACGCCGGGCTACCTGCTTGTCGCGGTTCCACGGAACCGGTGTATAGATGGATCGATGACGGACAACGACCGGCCCGACGAGCGATTCACACTCGCCAGTGAGCGGACGTTTCTGGCATGGATGCGGAGTTCGCTGGCCTTGCTCGCGGGTGGTCTCGCGATGATCCACCTGGTCCCCGAATTCAGCACCGGATGGGTGCGGACGACCCTCGGCCTGATTCTGATCGGTCTCGCCGCGGCAGCGGCCCTCGTCGGACTGCGACGGTGGTCTCAGGTCGAGAAGGCCCTGCGCGACGGCGCGCCGATGCCCCCGCCCCACGAGTTGAGGCTGTTTGCCGTAACTCTGACGGTGGTGGCGCTGGGAGCGGGGCTCGCCAGCGTCGTCGCCGTTCTCTAACCTGCAGAAGAGGTTTGCATAACGCGAACCGGACGTGACGACTAAGGAGTACACGGTGGCCCACGAGCTCAAGCTGGGATACAAGGCGTCGGCGGAGCAGTTCGGTCCGCGGGAGTTGGTGGAGCTGGGTGTGCTGGCGGAGGCGCACGGGATGGATTCGGCGACGGTGTCGGATCATTTCCAGCCGTGGCGGCACGAGGGTGGGCATGCTCCGTTCTCGATTGCGTGGATGACGGCGGTGGGGGAGCGGACGGAGCGGTTGCAGTTGGGGACGTCGGTGATGACGCCGACGTTTCGGTACAACCCGGCGGTGGTGGCGCAGGCGTTCGCGACGATGGGGTGTCTGTATCCGGGTCGGGTGATGCTCGGGGTGGGTACCGGTGAGGCGCTCAACGAGATCGCGACGGGTTTTGCGGGGCAGTGGCCCGAGTTCAAGGAGCGGTTCGCGCGCTTGCGGGAGTCGGTGCGGTTGATGCGGGAGCTGTGGCTCGGGGATCGGGTCGATTTCGAGGGCGAGTTTTTCTCCACGAAGGGGGCGTCGATTTACGACGTGCCCGAGGACGGGATCCCGGTGTATATCGCGGCGGGTGGTCCGGTGGTGGCCCGGTATGCCGGGCGCAGTGGGGACGGGTTCATTTGTACGTCGGGTAAGGGTATGGAGTTGTATACGGAGAAGTTGCTGCCGGCGGTGGCGGAGGGGGCGGCGAAGGCGGAGCGCGATGTCGCGGAGATCGACAAGATGATCGAGATCAAGATTTCGTATGACACCGATCCGGAGTTGGCGTTGGAGAACACCCGGTTCTGGGCGCCGTTGTCGTTGACGGCGGAGCAGAAGCATTCGATCGATGATCCGATCGAGATGGAGAGGGCGGCGGATGCGTTGCCGATCGAGCAGGTCGCGAAGCGGTGGATCGTGGCGTCGGATCCGGATGAGGCGGTGGCGCAGATCAAGCCGTACCTCGACGCCGGGTTGAATCATCTGGTGTTCCACGCGCCCGGACACGACCAGAAGCGGTTCCTGGAGCTCTTCGAGCGCGACCTCGCACCCCGGCTCCGCGGCTAGGCGGCTTCGCCGCCTGTGAGTGGTTAACGAGTGCAGAGACTCCTTAACCACTCACAGGCGCGGAGCGCCTCAGAGCATGTGCACCCGCTTGTACAGGCGCTTGGACGGCCCGCCCAGCAGGTCCGCGTCGGCGAGGAAGCGCATCAGTGGCTGCGAGCTTTCGCGTACTTTCGCGGCGCGGAACGAGTTGTTCTTCGCCTCGCGTAGCGCTCGCTCGGTGTCGAGTCCGGCGGCGGCGTAGACCGCGGGATTGATCATGCTCGACACGATGAGGTTCGCCGCAATCGCGATGGCGCCGCGGCTGGCCGCCCGGCGAGCCTTGCTGGTACCCGCCGCACGGCGCAGTGTCTCCTCACGAGCGAAACGCATGTGCCGGGCTTCCTCGACCACGTGAATCTTGCTGGTCACCCGAACGATCGGCTGAACACGGGTGTCCTTCATCCAGTCGCGCTGCATGACGTCGAGGATTTCTTCGGCGACCAGAATGCCGGCGTAGGCGACCTCTCCCGACGCGAGAGCTTTGAATCCGCGACCCAGGTTGACGACGGCACGGCGCGGCACGTACGACGGGCAGCCGAACTTCTCGGCGGTACGAGCGAACATCACGGAGTGCCGGCATTCGTCGGCGACCTCGGTGAGCGCGAACTGGAAGTGCGCCTGCGAGGCATCCTTGGCATACATGTCCCGGATGACCATCTGCTGCAGGATCATCTCGAACCAGATGCCGGTGCCCATGATCGAGGACACTTCGTGCTTGGTCAGCGTGATCTGCTGCTCGAACGTCATTTCGTTCCACAGGGGGGTTCCGTACAGCGTGGACCATTCCGGCGTCAGGCCGTAGAGGTCGTCAGGGACCGGTGCATCCCAGTCGACCTCGACCATGGGGTCGTACGACATCCTCGCGGAGGATTCGAGGAGCCGTGTACCCGTGTCCTGGCGGTCGGTGATCCTCGGGTTGCGAAGCTCGAGCGTAGAACGGGTCATGAGCGTCCTCCATATCAGTGTGACGAGACGTAACATGTAATATGGACCTTAGATTGCTTTACGTCAAGGCGTCTCGTGTACAAATGCTGGACTCCCTGACGGATACGTCGCCCTTCGAACCGGTGGGTGATGATTCCCACACACGTCCGGAGTTAGCTTGCTGAATGTTTGCTGATGGTCTGTAGTGGGTGTGCCTGCAGTCGGCAACAAGCTCCCGAACCGCAACGCGCAGGGTTCGGGATCGGCCGGCGGTCCCTCCCCCGACTCGGGGTCGTCGGCTGTTCCCACACCCGCTCACCCCAGCGGGTGTGGGAACAACCAGGCCGCCTGCGGCCCTCCTTCGAAGAAAGTTGGATGAGCAATGCCCGAGCAGAACCCTGTGAAACCCGACATCGTCGTCGGAGCCCGTGTCCGTGTTCGGCGCGAGACGGAAACGACGGCGCAGGGTGTGGTGATCGAGGATTTCGCGGAACTGACCACGTCGGGGCAGTCGCTCGGCCGCGACTGGGCTCCGGTGCACCGGTGGGCGGTCGCTCTCGACGACGGACGTCTCGTGTTCGCCCACGACGGCGAACTCGACGTCGACACCGCGTCGAGCGGACAGTGACCGTCGTCAGTCGACGCCGTCGAGGCGGTTCATCGTCCGGTGCAGTTGGTCTTCGCTGAGCGCCGGTCCGCCCAAGGTGCTGTGGCCGTCCCGTTTGCGCGGAGACCATCGAGCGCGAAGCCGAGGACGCGCATCCATAACTCGGGTGATTCTGCGCTGGCGAAGTCGGCGACAGCGTCTACTTGAATCTCTTACTACCTGCCACTGACATGGCCGATGTCGGAGATGTAAGTACTTCACGGCTACCCGTAACGCCTTGTGCGGGTGCTCTCGGTGAAGAAGTAGACGAGACCTTTCCGCGGATCCGGCATCGCTTCGGCTGCGGTCGAGATCTCGACGACGTCCTGGAGGCGCGCAGCGAACAGGTGCTCGATTAGTTGATCCTTGCTCGCAAATCGGCGGTAGACGGTCCCGACTCCGACACCGGCATCCTCCGCGACCTCGGCGAGCCTGGCCATCGAGACCCCGGGATGTGAACACCTCGCGCGGGGCGACTGCAGGATGCGTTCGAGGTTTGCCCGCACGTCGCTGCGGAGAGCACGGTTGTCTGGGGACTCATCTCCTCGGCAGCAGACAACTCCAGCGCCGAGCACGCCGTGTCCGGGGATCCGGCCGTCGTGGCGCAGCAGCTCGCCGAGGGTGCGGCGCTGGCCAGCTATCACTCCGCGTTCTGGGTGGCCGCAGCATTTTTCGCTGTAGGCGCGTTGGTGTCGATGACACTGTATCGCAACGAGATTCCGCAGCAGGACGCCGATGCGGGGCCAGTTCTGGTCCACTGATGGAGTGTGCTGATCGGGGCCCTATCGAGGCGGTTCGCGGCGAACGGTGCGGGGGGTCGGCCTGGCATCTGGAGACCGCGCGATGGTGCGGATGCCGGTCAACCCCTCGATGGCCGCGGCCAGATCGTCGGCGGACAAGGCTCCTGATTCGGGGTCCGTATCTGCAGGCTCGTGGCCTGGTCGGGACTTCTGGTTCATATGTCTACCTGTCCTCGAGTCGACGCGGGGGGCACTGATCAGGGTCGGGCGGGTTCGGCTTCAGCGGCACAGGCGCCACCACATACGGGCGTAATTGTCTGGCTGCAAGCATGTTTCCCCCTTTCCCGGCGGCTGTCCGCCCCATCTCCTGGTTCCACCACACACCACGAGCAAACGTCTGGCAACTTGCGGCGCTGTGATTGTCCCCACGTAGATGGTACGGTCGGGAACAGATATCCCGGGTAGCGCTGGTGAGCGGGTCGCGCTGATGACGCAATGACGTTGGTCAGGTGGCAGTCAGTGCGAACACCCGCATGTTGCGATCGGTGCGGGTCTCGTAGACGCCGTAGACCCGGACCATCGCATCGAATTCGCGATAGATGCGGGTTCGTTCCGGTTCGGTGAGGAGAGTGGCGGTCACCGGGATCGCCTTTCCCCCGATGGTCACCGTCGCGTGCGGCTCCGCGATGAGGTTCGCGGACCAGGCGGGGTGTTTCTCTTGTCCGAAGTTGCTGCCCACCACGTAGATTCGGTCACCCTCGCGGTGGTGCAGCAGTGGACTGGTCCTCGGCTTCCCGGACTTGCGGCCCGTCGTGGTGAGAAGCACCACCGGCGCGGCGATCGGGCCGAGAACAGTGAAACGTCCACCGCTCTTCTGGAGTAGACGCCGGTCCACTCCGGCGAGCTTCCGAATCACCCACGACCCCGGCCGGGTAGCGGCGAAGGCCGCGGCAGGCTCACGGAGGAAGCTGTTTTCGCTGCCCCACCGCACGTCGGGGAAGGGTGATTCGGCCATATGTCATCTGACCGCTTCGCAGGACCCCTGTCAATCGTGGTGGCCGGAGGTGCCGACGGCGACGGCGCCGGCGCGGACCGCCGGATACGCTGTGGCCATGGCTGCACCTGGAACCTCCGCACCAGTGAGTCCGCCGGGCCCTTCGGCCCCGTCGAGCATCTATATCGCCTCGCCGGAGGGGGACACCG comes from Rhodococcus oxybenzonivorans and encodes:
- a CDS encoding nitroreductase/quinone reductase family protein; its protein translation is MAESPFPDVRWGSENSFLREPAAAFAATRPGSWVIRKLAGVDRRLLQKSGGRFTVLGPIAAPVVLLTTTGRKSGKPRTSPLLHHREGDRIYVVGSNFGQEKHPAWSANLIAEPHATVTIGGKAIPVTATLLTEPERTRIYREFDAMVRVYGVYETRTDRNMRVFALTAT
- a CDS encoding AurF N-oxygenase family protein; translation: MTRSTLELRNPRITDRQDTGTRLLESSARMSYDPMVEVDWDAPVPDDLYGLTPEWSTLYGTPLWNEMTFEQQITLTKHEVSSIMGTGIWFEMILQQMVIRDMYAKDASQAHFQFALTEVADECRHSVMFARTAEKFGCPSYVPRRAVVNLGRGFKALASGEVAYAGILVAEEILDVMQRDWMKDTRVQPIVRVTSKIHVVEEARHMRFAREETLRRAAGTSKARRAASRGAIAIAANLIVSSMINPAVYAAAGLDTERALREAKNNSFRAAKVRESSQPLMRFLADADLLGGPSKRLYKRVHML
- a CDS encoding YidH family protein yields the protein MTDNDRPDERFTLASERTFLAWMRSSLALLAGGLAMIHLVPEFSTGWVRTTLGLILIGLAAAAALVGLRRWSQVEKALRDGAPMPPPHELRLFAVTLTVVALGAGLASVVAVL
- a CDS encoding alpha/beta hydrolase, giving the protein MRPFDDLRRSAPLRGLLVTVLLLSAWLALGPPPASAEPRITRVDVYSEAMGRWVSNDVISPASGAPAPTFYLLTGIGGGSDGISWFNNTRVRDFFADKHVNVVMPIGGQYSMYTDWAADDPVLGRNKWQTYLTQELPAAIDSRFSTTGSKAIGGVSMAGSAVLDLAAQVPGFYRAVGSYSGCAQTSGVLGQAMVRSMVELRGGGNAANMWGSPGDPAWARHDPMLSAERLRGTTLFVSTGNGMPGPVDNHDPLLAVPQTIGGSVVEMVTHVCAGAFESRLRQLGIPATFAYLPQGTHSWGLFETELRDSWPVIGSAIGA
- the fgd gene encoding glucose-6-phosphate dehydrogenase (coenzyme-F420), translated to MAHELKLGYKASAEQFGPRELVELGVLAEAHGMDSATVSDHFQPWRHEGGHAPFSIAWMTAVGERTERLQLGTSVMTPTFRYNPAVVAQAFATMGCLYPGRVMLGVGTGEALNEIATGFAGQWPEFKERFARLRESVRLMRELWLGDRVDFEGEFFSTKGASIYDVPEDGIPVYIAAGGPVVARYAGRSGDGFICTSGKGMELYTEKLLPAVAEGAAKAERDVAEIDKMIEIKISYDTDPELALENTRFWAPLSLTAEQKHSIDDPIEMERAADALPIEQVAKRWIVASDPDEAVAQIKPYLDAGLNHLVFHAPGHDQKRFLELFERDLAPRLRG
- a CDS encoding TetR/AcrR family transcriptional regulator yields the protein MARLAEVAEDAGVGVGTVYRRFASKDQLIEHLFAARLQDVVEISTAAEAMPDPRKGLVYFFTESTRTRRYG